The segment GTCCATAATTGAACCACGATTATCAATACTTTTCATATTCCCTTTCAGTTTGAAATGGAGTTGCAAAAAGTGAAAAGCTCTTCACATTAAAAAGTATGCTGACATTAggtaatataaatttaataataaaataatatgataattttgaattaattaaatatttatacaacATTATAACTTGGTGTAAAGGGTGAAATGGTAATCTAACTTTAGGTAATGTCTTatctttttatgaatttattttagttagggctGTTTTGGgcttagtcatgtttgtatgttttccttttttttatatatcaaatgGGCTTTGCCCATCGGTTTtaaccacaaaaaaaataacaagtttcttgatcattttcttttttttttaggggGGGGGGTTGTGTGGGTGGGTGGGAACAGGTCGAGATGCGACATCGATCACATCGGGTGGGGCCATTCTCCCAGAGCAGAGCTTGAAGCAAGAGTCAGAACATTAGGCGGGGTTCAACTATGAATTTCTTTTGGTTAGTATAACTTGATTTTCAACTAAaaaaccaatttttttctttcgatCTTTGAAgtgatttttgaattattttactGCCAATTTCAAATCTTATCAATATGGATATCATTGAACTACTTTCATTTTTGATAGCTGAGGATCATTTCAGTGATTGTGTAGTGGACGAAGTGCTCTTATTGGATTGTTCAATGAAGTATCGACACTGAGGTAGGTTTTGGCTATCCCTCTCTTAGATTGAGATGAATAATTAACATGTTCTTAGGAAGTCAACCGTGAAATTAGTATCATTAGTCTTAGAAGTTGATAAATGTGTTGTGATGCATTCATCCTCATGCAACATATCATTGGTCGtgaaaatatgagaaaattgagaaacactatctttttaaaaagaaaatgtgacACCTTATTTATATCCTCAACCACGAGCTAAATGACAAGTTGATGAGATATTGAAATATCGTTGCTAGAGCCACCAACGTTCAAAATCTACAGGTTAGGTATAAATTCTGATTATGGTGTTTCAATATTGGGAGGAATGCTTCGCTTTTACTATACTCATTATCAATGGCAGATGGACAGATCTTGTAAGTTGTGGATAATGAAAGATTACGATGTAAAGGAACCTTGCACTGAGAATTTTACTCTAAAAGAGACTCGTTTTCATTCAATCGTACCAAAATAAAGGTCTGAGGATGGTAAATTACTACTTTGCTGCAAATTGGATGGTTATTCTGTATTTGGGACATCCAAAGGACCATTTGGATTATGGCCTCAAATTGATATGCGTCAAGACGGTGTGGTTTAAACAAGAAGCTTGATTTCTCCAAAATCACTTCTTTCGCGTTTGATTAATCATTTACGATCAAGAACATCAAATATGTCATCgatcaatttctttttctaacgtcattttctttaagttttggttttatatttagtaaataCTAGACTTCATGAAGTTGTAATAGGGCCACTACTTGATACCCTATACACTTTTTAGACATGTTTGAAAATTGTGTTGCACTGTTCAATTCTGCTCGATTTTTTTAATCTCTCttgatttattttctctttaatgtcattttattttatatgattttgacttttaatttagaaaatgtGGACAATTTACAATACCACTACTTTATAATCACAAAATACCTATTAATTTATGAAGAACAATAATGACAAGTTAAAATTAGAATGGATTAGGCTTTAAGTAAAAGTGGGGCACACATCTTATAGTAAATACAAATGCAATATTGGTGCTTTAAATTTAGAGGGGCACACATCTTAAAATACAAATGTCTCATTTAAATTTTTCGAAAAGTAAAATGTTTTTGTTCcatatttgaaatatgcatTAATCGAACTCAGTAATTTATTGTGTAAagtaagataaaataatatgactaaaattttgtatttaaatttcaaCGAAGATAAAAAGCaacattttattcaaattaGTGTCACacgtatattttatattatttttttaattttatttttaagcatTTTCAACTAAACATCATATATCTATCTTTATCaaatttagttatatatatatataaagtcatATATGCTTTAAAAACTTGTGGGGGATTAGGTACATAGCTTTTgacaaatgttatttttttcttgtgacAAATTTTTAATAGGGGATAagaatctaatatatatatatatatatatatatatatatatatatatatatatatatatatatatataatattacttttgaagttttttattctttctgTTGTTTggatatttatttatgatttttgacaCACTTCAATCGATCCTTTTAGATAAAACGGTTTGTTACATTGTATATAGTATTTTATCAagttttatttctattttttcgtTATTTCTTTATCTAtactatattaaattttttatttccttaagCTAAGGGTCGGCGAAAACATTTTACTTTACGCAAAATcaattttactttataaattaaaataagttattattataGCAAATTAAAATTCATCTCTCAATAAAAGTTTgagacatttttttttacaaaaatatgcaaaatagaagtaaaaaataaacccTAGACTAGGTTAATCaatgattgataattaatttgttGAGATAAACATAAGCTTATTTACACAccactaaaattaaaatgacaactaactaattaaaattcatttctagaagttgtaaaatatttttaaaaaaattatttttatgtgaaaaaaaaagtttttttttttttgtttttttttttcaaaagtagaGATTAGAAATTAGAAAAAGGCTATAGAAAGAAGCCAAAGACAAAGAAAGGGGAAATTGCAGGAGAGAaaacttttctcttttctctctgcaaaacaaaacaaaaaaaaaagctttaaTTCTCTCCTGTCAATGGCGGATTTTgtttcatatattcataaaaccttcctatcattttccttttatttctttttctctagtttttagtcttttttctcttcttttttaccccttttttggtctataattggaaaaaaatcaacaattttcaGGTggggttcttttttttttgtcatattttttttttactttctgctgcattttattgttattgaggTTTATAATGATGTGGGGTTGCTTTATTTTTactctttaatttgtttttattttttccaaaattgttGGAGATCTTTTGTATGAATCTGTGCTTATTGTTTTCTTGGAATTATTGAATAATTTGATTGTATAGCTTGGATTTGATTGTTGTAATGtttaaagattcaatcttttttgGTTTTTGTCTGATTTTTCAGGGTGTAAACAGCCGGTGCGGGtaagttttttttcatttttcaggtGGATTTGCTGCATTTGAGTGTTCTTTAAGCTTTCATTGCTTGTGTATTTCCTTAATTTGTTACcccttttaaaaaaagttaatctTTTACTGGAATGAAAAGTATTTGATTTTCACAGAATCTGAATAATTTCCAGGATTCTTGGAGATTTTGTATTCTTGGGAATTTTGAATTAACAGCTAGGATTTTGTTGTTGTATGAACAGTagtatcatatatattattgacttatCAAGGATTGTGtgtaaaaaaaatggagaaaaagtaCTTAGTTGTCtaaagaatcaatttttttttcaggagttggttgatcttatAAAGTATCATGGGTAATTGCTGTGTAAAACCGGGTAAATCTGccgaaaaaaagaataaaaagaacaaCAGCAAACCTAACCCTTTTTCAATTGATTATGGGGGGACTAAACATGCCTCTGGGAGTGGAAACAAGCTAGTTGTATTAAAAGAACCAACAGGGCAAAATATACATGATAAGTATGATTTGGGGCGTGAGCTCGGAAGAGGAGAATTTGGGGTTACTTATCTATGTACTGACTTGGAAGGAGGAGAAAAATATGCTTGCAAATCGATATCTAAAAAGAAGCTAAGGACTGCAGTGGATATTGATGATGTTAGGAGAGAGGTTGAGATCATGAAACATTTGCCTGTGCATCCGAATATTGTGACCTTGAAGGATACTTATGAGGATGATAATGCAGTGCACATTGTGATGGAATTGTGTGAGGGTGGGGAGTTGTTTGATCGAATCGTTGCTAGAGGCCACTATACAGAGAGAGCAGCTGCTGGAATTTTGAAGACTGTCGTGGAAGTCGTTCAGGTATAGTTTTTATCAGCTTCTTAGTTCTCAGTTACCTACTGCTTTTATTACCTTTTGCTTAGGTTATCTTATTATATCCATTATTTTCAGCATAGCTTCTTCATTACTGTATTTCCTTTTcatattgtttttatatatgtCTTACTTAGGCTGAGGGTCCATTGGAAATAGCCtctctaccttcacaaggtaGGAGTAAGGCTGCGTACACACTACCCTTCCCACaccccacttgtgggactatactaagtatgttgttgttttagttCACAATTGATGCTTTTTGGTTTTTATGTAGTAACTTCTGGTGTTTCTTTTACTGAGTTCTTCAAAGCTTTTGTATGGGTTTTATATCATGACGGATGTATCCTGTATTGTTGTTTCGGGTTTTTATTAAAGAAGTCTGGCAATTTcaagttaaaaagaaaatcatatctTAAAAGAGAAGCCTAATCTTGAGCAGATAGCAATTTCAGGGTGAAATGTGAATATTCTTGGTGAAGTTGCATATGAACATATGAACTGGCTAACCATTATTCAATTCATTTCTAGTGTTGATCTTTGCAATCAATGGTTTCATTCTAGTGTACGTTCATGCTGTAGCATTTACCTTGATATCCTCATGGAATTTCCTTTACCGCCAAAATTATAATGAGAAGTGGTTAtcttttttaataatggtaAAGTATGAGAAGAGGTTTTCTTATGTTCTCAGTCTTTGCTAGTTCTATTTCTTTACTCGTTTTACTTAACTTTTTTAGTTTCTTGTGAACTGTAGTATTGCTCTATATCTTCTCACTCAAATTCATGTTCTAAATCTTAACCATTCTAGTGATATAAATGAAGTTAATTGGTGATATAGGATATCCCCCTCCAAAATCTAACAATCTTTCAACTCATCATAGTCTTGGGCAGATAGCTAGTTAGAACCGTAACAAATATTTAGGAAAGTAGATCATTCGAAATAGTTATCCTTGTGAAATATTATTCTTTATCTTCATTATTGACCATTGGTTTTCAAACTCTAGTACTCTTAAGTGGAAGACTCACTTCTTGTTTCTGTGGAGTATTAGCTATAGCGGCCTACAACAGAATTTGATTGTTGCACTCAAAGTTAAACAGAGTTCTACAGTTTAGGGAAATGATAATGGAATTTAAATTTAGTTTGTATACTGAAGTAAATATGGTTGACACTATCAGAAACAAGTGctttttacttcaaatattgatCTTTATCCTCATTGCGAACCATTGATGTCCAAACTGTTTTAGATGGAAGAGCAATTTGTTGTTCATTTGAGTGGAATAGTCACCAACAACAGCTAATTAACTACGTATAGCTTAGAGAGATGCGAACCAATGGTAAATTTAAGTTGTCTCCTGAAGTAGTTACTGATTGTTCATGATAAAGGTCATTAAAGTTGAATTCTCTATTTAGTCAGCGTCCTTTTCTGCATCGACTATATAGTGGCCTGAATGACattacaaaatatttatgaGTTGGTAGGAATCTTTTTTTCATATGTGAATCATGAATGTGTTCACAAATGATCAATCAGAGAGTGATTATTGTATTATGTGGTGTTGATAACTTTTGAACTTTTCTTCATTTGGTTTGTGTTTAACTGTTATCTGAAAGGCTTGGTTGGTGGTACTAAAGCTATTGGATTAGCAGAAAACTTTATACATGTTTATGGTCATGTTTCGCTCTCCAGTCTCCGTTTTTATTTGTCAAAGGTCAGTTCATATATTTCCAATGGTTTTGCAGATGTGTCACAGGCAAGGGGTAATGCATCGTGATCTCAAACCTGagaattttctttttggtaACAAGAAAGAAACAGCTCCACTGAAGGCTATTGACTTTGGGTTGTCTGTTTTCTTTAAACCTGGTAATGGAATTGGAAAAGAAACAGTGAGTTTAAGACTTTTATCATGCTAAACAAAGGTTTaacattttgattattttaacagGGGAACGCTTTAATGAGATAGTGGGAAGTCCTTATTACATGGCTCCTGAGGTCCTAAAGCGCAATTATGGACCAGAGGTCGATGTCTGGAGTGCTGGAGTTATACTTTACATTCTTCTATGCGGTGTTCCACCTTTCTGGGCAGGTCtgcttattttatttcttcGTTTTTTATAACCATGGAACGAACCTCAATGCAGATATTTTCATGTGCAATTTTTGGAACTTGATAATTGATTAACTAAGATTGTGAATATGAAGTAGAACTTGATTCATGTTAGAATATGTCGTTGAAATATTAGATGATGAGGCAAGTGAGGTGAAAGACTGTCCCTGCTTTAATCAATGTAGATCATGTTCAATTATTTTGGTTTCTCTTAATGGTTCTTATGGGTTGGACTTTGCTAAATAACTTGCATAAATATGTTAACATATTCTTGATACTTCCCTTAAGTTCCTCTGAATATTTGCAGAGACTGAACAAGGAGTAGCCCAAGCGATTATTCGTtctgtgattgatttcaagagGGATCCATGGCCTAAAGTTTCTGATAATGCAAAGGATCTTGTAAAGAAAATGCTTGATCCAGATCCAACTCGACGGCTCACAGCTCATCAAGTTCTTGGTAATGTTTGTGGAATATTGAGATATTGTACTTTATTCATTCGTTGttttactctctctctctctctctatctatctatctctgATAAGTATTTTTTTCCGGGGCTTTGACTCTTGTGGTGCAGAGCATCCCTGGttacataatataaagaaaGCACCAAACGTCTCATTGGGTGAGACTGTTAAAGCAAGACTCAAGCAGTTTTCAGTAATGAACAAGCTCAAGAAAAAAGCTCTGACGGTAAGCACACACTTAGTCTGCAATCATATTTATAAGCTCTGGTTTCTTCACTGTCCACTAAAGATGAATTCATATGCTTTTCCTCATAGATCGAAATGAAGGAGAGAAGGTTGTGTCTTAATTATTTACTGCACTGCCTTGTGCTATTTAATAAAAACTTAATTCTCATCGTAAAAAATGAGAGGCGGTTCTCAAAATTTTGATCAAGTTTCGTTTTTTTATCTTGATATATGTACTTTCTTGTATTCCAAACAGGTTATAGCTGAGTTTTTGTCTGCGGAGGAAGTCGCTGGAATGAAGGAAGCATTTGAAATGATGGATACCGGAAAGAAGGGCAAGATAAACCTGAATGAACTTAAAGATGGCTTGCAGAAGCTTGGCCATCAAATCCCTGATGCTGATCTTCATATTCTCATGGAAGCGGTAAGCGGTCTCATGCCCTGCTTCTTGGCTCGATCAGATTTCTTATAGCTCTACCGGGGGTAACATAATATTTGAAAGTTAGCTGCTAAACTTTTCTGCCTCAAAGAGAAAACAGGTGCCTGAGATGATATGGCCATGTCTTACGTAGAACTGTAAATTACATCAATggacattattttaaaatgaccGAAAACTACATGGAATCCATGTGAACTTAGTAAAGAAAATATTCAATGGAAGTAAAGGATACCAAGTAGTTGGATTAAGGCTAGATTGTTGGTGGTACACTGACATTAGTGTCTCAATGTTTACTAAGAGTCTCAGTTTGATTAGAGATTTGCACGTAGATGCAGGGATAACCGTGagattaagaaaattttaagaaattcacGGAGATGAAAAAGATCTGTAATACTCATATAGCTTAGGGCCAAGCCCAACTAGTTTGGGATCAAATCGTAGTTGTTGTTGATAAGAATTTAGCATTAGACTTTTGTCTGTCACCCTACTGTcaaaaaattgattgattacaaaatatattttgtcaatATAAGTTGTAACATTTTTCTACCATTTCAATgtagaaaaaaggaaaatctgTAGCAAAATTAGCTTGACATTTCGCTTGTCTTAGCATCCCTGGTTCAATGCTTATTATTATccagaaaggaaaaaaaaacatttctctTGATCCTTTTGCATCTTCGACCTGAAGGATGcttatcttttttattattttatttccttgaacttttgttttatgtttttcttattcTGTATCGGTTTTACAGGCTGACGTTGATGGAGATGGAAGTTTAAATTATCCAGAGTTTGTTGCTGTATCTATTCATCTTAGAAAGATGGCCAATGATGAACACCTGCACAAAGCATTTTCATTTTTCGACAAAAATCAGAGTGGTTTCATAGAAATCGAAGAGCTTCGTAGTGCTTTGAGGGATGAAGACGACAGCAACAGCGAGGAAGTCACCAATGCCATTATGCATGACGTTGATACAGACAAGGTCAGTATGTCCATTTATGTGCACGTACACCATTTAGTAACTTTTCGTTCTTTGGTTCATACTTCATAGTGCAAATATTATGCATCGATGCTAATGTTTACATCTTAATGAGTTCTCATTTTGAAGTTCCCTTCTGAACCCTCGTTTGAGTTTAGAGCTCAAATACTCCACCTAGTTGTGACTTATTGTATCTCTAAAGTCCGTCATGTTATATAAACGTATTATACTTTGATGGCATGCACACTTTCTAGCACATATGTGTTGCTAACGAAACTCTAGTGCTGTGACAAATGAAATACATGTATACATTGATGGCATCTGTTCTTCCCATCACATATGTACTACCGGTCATTACTCTCTAGTGCTGTGACATTATGCTCTCCCTGTTCGCTTCATGATTTACACGGTTGGTTAACCTGCTGCTCGTTACATGTCTGCTACAGAATTCAAGTTTTGTTAGCTGTTTTCCATCTCATCTCTAACAACATCCCCACTCATTTGTATTAGCTTCTTATCTGGAGTTTTGTGAGCTCAGTCTTGTATCGTCTTGTGTCAAAACGTGTGCAGGATGGTCGGATTAGTTATGAGGAATTTGCTGCGATGATGAAGGCTGGTACGGACTGGAGAAAAGCATCGAGACAGTATTCTCGTGAACGTTTTAACAGTCTAAGCTTAAAGTTGATGAGGGAAGGCTCATTACAAGTTGAAAACAAAGTCTAGATCATCAAAATccagaagaaagaaatgttaaaaagaggagaaaaatatatttttttttctttaatacatatatatcttctttttttttttttcctttttatcattgagcatgaaattttttattttattttttccactCTAAGCTCCATATAGGCATATCCTTGGACTGTATGTGTAAATCTAACAAACTAGGtttattttacttgtaaatATATGGAATCAGagatcatgaaaaaaaatattatactttcTTCTTAGACATTATTTTAGTTGTTTTCACTAGGGGTGGGCGGGCTTTCGGGTCGTTCAGATTGGATATGAAAATTTTGGTTGGAATTGTCCGTTGAAGAAATTACAATCCGATTTCAATTTAAATATGATCGGATCGGATTGCATTTTTTGATTTAGGTTTCAACTTTTGAGTCTTTAATAGTTTGCTCCTTAGAATAAGGCCACTTTGTTCGTCATGTCATTTGATTTTACATCGGACCtaatcacatatttttaaggtaaaactacaatatatttcttaaaagtttataattacagaaatctcTCAAACGGAGACATTAATGAAGGGTCTATGGATACATTAATGACCAAAAAATTAAAgcgctgatacattaaaaataggGTCGGAACATTCGCTAATACATTTAAAAGAAGGTCAGATACATCAATAGAGGGTTGGATACATTAATTGAGGATTCGGATACATTAATAGCCAAAAAATCAAAGCGCCGGTACATTAAAAAGAGGGTTGGATACATgcgttgatacattaaaaagaagTCGGCGGATACATTAATAGAGGGTCGGATATATTAATGACATTTTTTACGCAAGAGAAAAATGAGGGATTTTGGAAATTTGTGAAACTTACAGGGGATAATGGtaataagtaaaacaaaatatgagatttctgtaattactttttttaaaaaaaattgtaattttatgaattattgaaTTGAAGACCTGAGATTGGTATTTATATTGAATCTGAAGTTAACAACAAGATTTTCTCTATACGTAAGATTCATACTCGAAATTTCTGATTAAAGAGctaagaaaatataattctttGGTAGCTTTAATAATCTTTAAAAGATTAAGTCAActtctaattaattttatttcttctatatTTCATTATTGAGCTACTTATtcatataattgattttatgaattttaagtctttttttttttgtttttattggtAACTACCTACTCCAACAACTTTGTTGACAGATGAAAAGAGTTGTTTTCTTccatttcaaatatattttattttctttcactaTTATTAGCTCTTCttaatgtaaaaattatataaaaaaatcatatattttacaatgtatttttttctatcatattaaaatgtgaaaaatgtaatttatagtatttttcgtataatttttaatatctattttttttaaaaaaatatcaaattaatgtaatctaattttacttttgaaaatttattaaattgacttttaaaaaacgCAACACAACAATTAAAAATGATTCGATGATAACAGAATCGAAAGGATGAATTCGTAAAGTATGTTAGACCAAAGCGGATAATATTTTGTCTTTCCTCTTACATGTACATTACTTCGGCTATAatcatattctttaaaaatgttgttatatacatatatcgaatttttaaaaatacactaaaaaaatttgatacacaCCTATCGATATTTTCAAAGAGTTCAAATAacattgataataataattagtactTCAAATAACTTGGATATTCTTTCATCAAGAAAAAATTGCAATATCAATCCATTACATATATCCACAATAAAAACTTAGTCCtaatttctcatatcatcacTCACTCAATTTACTCAAAACGTTACGTGATCATTTGAGAAATCAAACTCGAAATATCTGGTACATTCTACATTCCTCTAcctaacaaaaagaaacaacaaaaacttaCAAAATTATGCATTCAATTTCTCTTCTTTCCAACATCTATTTACCTTCTCAATAAATTCTTCAACTTTTCTTGTTAgctcatcatcttcttcttcttcttcctcatcATCCCTCCtctcatcgtcgtcgtcgtcgtcgtcgttgTGGTTGTTGTCAATGTCCCTTGCAACCATTTTTATACTTGTGGTTGCTTCAATTGTATGTGTTAAACCATTGTTCTTGTTCAAAATAGAACAATTATTTTTCACAATATTACTCTTGGAAAGTGGAACAATTTTGTTGTCACTAATTTTTGagctactattattattaattagtaaaataacaATGATCAAATTGCAAAAAATGAATGCAACAAAAGAATTAATGGAATTTTCTTGATTGAATAACTCAAATGTTGAACTCAACATGATTgtagaaaacacaaaaaaatatataggataactaataaaatcataattgtGATGGATTAGGATTTTAAGCCCCCTTTTTAAAGGCTAATTTcattgacttttaaaaaaaagtcatgtGCCAactaagctttttttttttaaacacatttttgataattttgatggTGAGGTGTGGTGTGAAAGCTAAgtttatgacttttttttatattttaattttgtcaaaaaagttaatgttgttattttttattaaatatttatcgaATTCTGTTTGTGAAATTTTACGAATAAATAATCTAGAGGAAGTTAGGGGATTCATCTGAACCTTCTCGACGATAAATTATAatgtgtatataaaaaaaaaattatttatatatataaatgtaaatttaacttatgttttcaaaaattcatcacAATGATTATCTtacctaattattttaataaagaaaacaattttaaatgaGCATTGACATGTATTCACGTTGTGTTCGTATAAATCATGATTAATGTTAGTTAAGAGTTCTACCATCCATAAAAGTTTCAATTCTTTaatgataaattgataattaattatacCCACATtgctataattatttcttgaatCTTCTAACAATTAttgcttcttttgttttttatttatcaacttAAGCATTTTTCCATTATAATGCCAACAACTACAATTTTTAGGACTTAAAATCcaataagaaagaaaagaaatactccatttgtctcaatttatgtaacaaattttaagaatcgtagaatttaaatatatgtaaattttaagtttcttgaaatgaaatttatatatttagatcATTTACGTAAAAATACTCATGGTTCATGATAATTggcaattcaaaatatttaacagatATTAAAAATCAAGAATTTGGAAAAACTcgtttattttttgaaatctgAATATTACTATACATAAATTGAGATGAAGAGAGTAATAAAGGGCGGCTTACAAAAT is part of the Solanum lycopersicum chromosome 1, SLM_r2.1 genome and harbors:
- the LOC101265949 gene encoding calcium-dependent protein kinase 8, whose product is MGNCCVKPGKSAEKKNKKNNSKPNPFSIDYGGTKHASGSGNKLVVLKEPTGQNIHDKYDLGRELGRGEFGVTYLCTDLEGGEKYACKSISKKKLRTAVDIDDVRREVEIMKHLPVHPNIVTLKDTYEDDNAVHIVMELCEGGELFDRIVARGHYTERAAAGILKTVVEVVQMCHRQGVMHRDLKPENFLFGNKKETAPLKAIDFGLSVFFKPGERFNEIVGSPYYMAPEVLKRNYGPEVDVWSAGVILYILLCGVPPFWAETEQGVAQAIIRSVIDFKRDPWPKVSDNAKDLVKKMLDPDPTRRLTAHQVLEHPWLHNIKKAPNVSLGETVKARLKQFSVMNKLKKKALTVIAEFLSAEEVAGMKEAFEMMDTGKKGKINLNELKDGLQKLGHQIPDADLHILMEAADVDGDGSLNYPEFVAVSIHLRKMANDEHLHKAFSFFDKNQSGFIEIEELRSALRDEDDSNSEEVTNAIMHDVDTDKDGRISYEEFAAMMKAGTDWRKASRQYSRERFNSLSLKLMREGSLQVENKV